A single genomic interval of Daucus carota subsp. sativus chromosome 1, DH1 v3.0, whole genome shotgun sequence harbors:
- the LOC108194053 gene encoding GDSL esterase/lipase At5g45920, translating to MRPKMVLFGDSITEESFNNSGWGASLTHHFARVLDILVRGYSGYNTRWALKVLERVFPPQEKEAPVAIIVFFGANDAALPDRTSAYQHVPLDEYRHNLHSIVSYFKERWPSTLVILVTPPPIDEDGRLKNPFAEDPSGLPERTNEAAGAYAKACASVAEEYKIPVINLWNRMQKFPNWEKLMLRDGLHLTCQGNKLVFDELISTLRKEGLSLDTLPMDLPALCEIDPNDPLKSFEM from the exons atgaggCCCAAGATGGTTCTTTTTGGTGACTCCATTACTGAAGAGTCATTCAATAATAGTGGCTGGGGTGCCTCCTTAACTCACCACTTTGCTCGTGTG CTTGATATATTGGTGAGGGGGTATAGTGGGTATAATACAAGGTGGGCACTGAAGGTGCTGGAGAGGGTGTTTCCACCACAGGAGAAGGAGGCACCGGTGGCTATAATAGTGTTCTTTGGTGCTAATGATGCTGCTCTTCCTGATAGAACCTCTGCTTATCAGCATGTCCCTCTTGATGAGTATCGCCACAATCTCCACTCCATTGTCTCCTATTTCAAG GAACGGTGGCCTTCAACTCTTGTTATCCTCGTCACTCCTCCACCAATAGATGAAGATGGACGTCTTAA GAACCCTTTTGCTGAGGACCCTTCTGGACTACCAGAAAGAACTAATGAAGCTGCAGGTGCTTACGCGAAAGCATGTGCTTCAGTTGCTGAAGAATACAAAATTCCAGTGATTAATCTCTGGAACAGAATGCAGAAGTTTCCGAACTGGGAAAAACTTATGCTGAG AGATGGTCTGCACCTGACTTGTCAAGGAAACAAGCTCGTCTTTGATGAATTGATTAGTACCCTGAGAAAAGAAGGTTTGAGCCTGGACACTCTACCAATGGACCTCCCAGCTCTCTGCGAAATCGATCCTAATGATCCCCTAAAGTCTTTTGAAATGTGA
- the LOC108194512 gene encoding signaling peptide TAXIMIN 1, producing MGGSGDDDGCQCRPLGFLLGLPFAFVALILSLIGVVIWIVGLALTCICPCCLCVTVLVELAISLIKAPFSIIKWFTEKIPC from the exons ATGGGTGGTTCAGGAGATGATGATGGTTGTCAATGCAGGCCTCTGGGATTTCTCCTGGGTCTGCCCTTCGCTTTCGTCGCCCTCATCCTCTCCCTCATCGGAGTTGTCATCTGGATCGTCGG GTTGGCGTTGACATGCATATGTCCATGTTGTTTGTGCGTGACGGTGTTAGTAGAGCTAGCAATTTCTCTGATTAAGGCTCCTTTTTCCATTATCAAGTGGTTCACTGAGAAGATCCCCTGTTAG